In Syngnathus acus chromosome 21, fSynAcu1.2, whole genome shotgun sequence, one genomic interval encodes:
- the LOC119115296 gene encoding nck-associated protein 5-like isoform X2, whose product MEESAPSLLQNQDSSEGPKDKLLEEMWKQQDSLEAPAPSQTSPQAPDEDSDEGASVLRRLRALEAENSALSLENRNQRKQYERCLDEVANQVVQALLAQKDLKEECVKLRTRVFDLEQQNRLLSVCFQQRVGTAPSPPPPPLSRKSKGMETCRLARGGGHVS is encoded by the exons ATGGAGGAGAGCGCGCCAAGCCTCCTGCAGAACCAGGACTCATCGGAGGGCCCCAAG GACAAACTCTTGGAGGAGATGTGGAAGCAGCAGGACAGCCTGGAGGCTCCGGCGCCTTCACAAACATCGCCGCAGGCTCCGGACGAGGACTCCGACGAAGGCGCTTCCGTGCTCCGGCGCCTCAGAGCTCTGGAG GCCGAGAACTCGGCTCTCTCCTTGGAAAACCGCAACCAGAGGAAGCAGTACGAACGTTGCCTAGATGAG GTGGCCAACCAGGTGGTCCAGGCTCTCCTCGCTCAAAAG GACTTGAAAGAGGAATGCGTCAAGCTGCGTACGCGTGTCTTTGACTTGGAGCAGCAGAACCGCCTCCTGAGCGTCTGCTTCCAACAGCGAGTCGGCACCGCGCCGAgtccaccgccgccgccg CTGTCCAGGAAATCCAAAGGAATGGAAACGTGTCGATTGGCGCGGGGAGGTGGCCATGTCTCTTGA
- the LOC119115296 gene encoding nck-associated protein 5-like isoform X1 — protein sequence MEESAPSLLQNQDSSEGPKVDPLDLMKAYKDKLLEEMWKQQDSLEAPAPSQTSPQAPDEDSDEGASVLRRLRALEAENSALSLENRNQRKQYERCLDEVANQVVQALLAQKDLKEECVKLRTRVFDLEQQNRLLSVCFQQRVGTAPSPPPPPLSRKSKGMETCRLARGGGHVS from the exons ATGGAGGAGAGCGCGCCAAGCCTCCTGCAGAACCAGGACTCATCGGAGGGCCCCAAGGTGGACCCACTGGACCTGATGAAAGCATATAAG GACAAACTCTTGGAGGAGATGTGGAAGCAGCAGGACAGCCTGGAGGCTCCGGCGCCTTCACAAACATCGCCGCAGGCTCCGGACGAGGACTCCGACGAAGGCGCTTCCGTGCTCCGGCGCCTCAGAGCTCTGGAG GCCGAGAACTCGGCTCTCTCCTTGGAAAACCGCAACCAGAGGAAGCAGTACGAACGTTGCCTAGATGAG GTGGCCAACCAGGTGGTCCAGGCTCTCCTCGCTCAAAAG GACTTGAAAGAGGAATGCGTCAAGCTGCGTACGCGTGTCTTTGACTTGGAGCAGCAGAACCGCCTCCTGAGCGTCTGCTTCCAACAGCGAGTCGGCACCGCGCCGAgtccaccgccgccgccg CTGTCCAGGAAATCCAAAGGAATGGAAACGTGTCGATTGGCGCGGGGAGGTGGCCATGTCTCTTGA
- the LOC119115057 gene encoding uncharacterized protein LOC119115057 gives MTMMLATQRAAGWDPGTSAGPLGARPADLQCLRSSVSKENCTTASDEGISLPGVKMNPSGKNKNVNGGISHESGNHWRISLEAGGHGSGEVQSHHGAEEPLTATDNAIFSAEAPENLKEHPRAESHNSGVTLSDSNNNPEASGDRKSRLDGADSRARDAHPGARHSATKALSCVSEARQRSSSAEVPRHGDDSVSRNPKPKAQLCDSARKAFILRSKSADAGAEQHKQVRSPLHQNLIPGHKSGCPNKRANHGKAHSLNHEAEKDDDSKSLERLQQRSPLASPVKSASLTADGEDSKAPAAQPHAATIHPERLPADPSASLEPGSPPAALLPPGGTASLLLRTASDSGQVNGPPSAAAGKSASVRQSDFSADNQVVLNGHSPRTPPATPHLESEPGVGRAAAYHGGTVAPKPKVLQRSQQSISEPKLSQVPPQTYANVYYANCQSAASRAAKTSLPANARSHEAISGAESATFFTFARPQNREEPDPWAKGLQSYQTYICEAHVMKEGKTETRCNSLDSEPGGGGGGVTPDWGLDEEGWLFKRSVSVSTRPPLKPVMGMNGAKARSQSFGARYAERPGFNRSGKVRTQIKTHSGSSLNSLGDVLPGSVSCSASYHCPLNRSLLNNFLMEEGPALPPWPGSSGERLQRRLQIEQQFRSAFGEPVCEEAERRSAVTAIEEKVMLGIEENLHKSQEQERSSQVKHKSGSALANWFGFRKGKLPAKTDVAKAKEEKRDPKMSSLLAGGKQTKTDKKRERRKSDGKDCSAGRRESHDAVRACIAVPCPGILPRGDIIGDTQRGEGEKAALMASALQDAVTGSGRQMRTLDSGIGTIPLPESCSFFSSILHLLPKSSSSTPGPEPQPPVAGSSGEEASPLPRWRIPSAFRDHGAPPSLSAPDRSPPFPSVAFLRAQPQAVVTSACRRRRRQRVCDPRDATRRDPQGEMEAKRLTYMKSKTRAAQQKEQSRLQLAN, from the exons ATGACTATGATGCTTGCAACGCAGCGCGCCGCCGGCTGGGACCCCGGGACCAGCGCCGGCCCCCTTGGCGCTCGTCCGGCAGACCTCCAGTGTCTTCGGAGCAGCGTCTCAAAGGAGAACTGCACGACTGCGTCCGACGAGGGCATCTCCTTGCCGGGCGTCAAAATGAACCCGtcggggaaaaacaaaaacgtgaaCGGAGGCATCAGCCACGAGAGCGGCAACCACTGGCGTATCAGTCTGGAAGCCGGTGGCCACGGGTCAGGAGAAGTCCAGAGCCACCACGGGGCGGAAGAACCTCTCACCGCCACAGACAACGCCATCTTCTCGGCAGAGGCGCCGGAGAACCTAAAAGAGCATCCGCGAGCGGAAAGCCACAACTCTGGCGTCACCTTGAgcgacagcaacaacaacccGGAAGCCTCCGGCGACCGCAAATCCCGGCTGGACGGCGCGGATTCCCGGGCCAGAGACGCCCACCCCGGCGCGCGCCATTCTGCCACCAAAGCTTTGAGCTGCGTGAGCGAGGCCCGGCAGCGCAGCTCTTCGGCCGAGGTCCCTCGCCACGGCGACGACAGCGTTTCCAGGAACCCCAAGCCCAAAGCGCAGCTCTGCGACTCGGCCAGGAAGGCCTTCATCCTGCGCAGCAAGAGCGCCGACGCCGGAGCAGAACAGCACAAACAGGTCCGCTCGCCTCTGCATCAAAACCTCATCCCGGGTCACAAGTCCGGGTGCCCCAACAAAAGGGCCAATCACGGAAAAGCGCACAGTTTGAATCACGAGGCGGAAAAGGACGACGACTCCAAGTCTTTGGAGCGCCTGCAACAGCGCTCCCCTCTGGCGTCGCCGGTCAAAAGCGCGTCGCTGACGGCCGACGGCGAAGATTCAAAGGCTCCGGCGGCACAGCCGCACGCCGCCACCATTCACCCGGAGCGACTCCCCGCCGACCCGTCGGCCTCTTTGGAGCCGGGCTCCCCCCCAGCCGCCCTGCTCCCGCCGGGTGGGACCGCCTCGCTCCTGCTCAGGACCGCGTCGGACTCCGGACAAGTGAACGGTCCTCCGAGCGCCGCCGCGGGCAAGAGCGCGTCCGTTCGCCAGAGCGACTTTTCAGCCGACAATCAAGTGGTCCTCAACGGCCATTCGCCCAGAACGCCGCCGGCCACCCCCCACCTTGAATCGGAACCGGGGGTCGGGAGAGCCGCCGCGTACCACGGCGGAACGGTGGCGCCGAAGCCCAAGGTTTTGCAAAGGTCTCAGCAGAGCATCAGCGAGCCCAAACTTTCCCAAGTCCCGCCTCAGACGTACGCCAATGTCTACTACGCCAACTGCCAGAGTGCTGCTTCCAGAGCTGCCAAAACGTCCCTTCCCGCCAACGCCAGATCCCACGAGGCTATCTCGGGAGCGGAAAGCGCTACCTTTTTCACGTTCGCCCGTCCGCAGAACAGGGAGGAACCCGACCCGTGGGCCAAAGGCCTCCAAAGCTACCAGACGTACATTTGCGAGGCGCACGTGATGAAGGAAGGCAAGACGGAGACCCGTTGCAATTCTCTGGATTCCGagcc cggcggcggcggcggcggcgtgacGCCGGACTGGGGCTTGGACGAGGAAGGCTGGCTCTTCAAGCGTTCCGTCTCGGTGTCCACCAGACCCCCGTTGAAGCCGGTCATGGGCATGAACGGGGCCAAGGCCCGGAGCCAAAGCTTTGGCGCTCGCTACGCCGAGCGCCCCGGCTTCAATCGCTCCGGCAAGGTGCGCACTCAGATCAAAACGCACTCCGGGAGCTCCCTCAACTCGCTGGGCGACGTTCTGCCGGGAAGCGTGAGCTGCTCCGCCAGCTACCACTGCCCCTTGAACCGATCGCTCCTCAACAACTTCCTGATGGAGGAAGGCCCGGCGCTTCCTCCGTGGCCGGGCTCGTCCGGCGAAAGGCTCCAGAGACGCCTGCAGATCGAGCAGCAGTTCCGCAGCGCCTTCGGCGAACCCGTCTGCGAAGAAGCCGAGAGGCGGAGCGCCGTCACCGCCATCGAGGAGAAGGTGATGCTCGGCATCGAGGAGAACTTGCACAAGTCTCAGGAGCAGGAGAGGAGCAGCCAAGTCAAGCACAAGTCCGGATCCGCCTTGGCCAACTGGTTCGGTTTCCGCAAGGGGAAGCTTCCGGCCAAGACGGACGTGGCCAAGGCCAAAGAGGAGAAGAGGGATCCCAAGATGAGCTCGCTGCTGGCTGGGGGGAAGCAGACCAAGACGGACAAGAAGAGAGAGCGGAGAAAAAGCGACGGAAAAGACTG CTCGGCGGGAAGGAGAGAGTCGCACGATGCGGTGCGAGCGTGCATCGCCGTGCCCTGCCCGGGGATCTTGCCGCGCGGTGACATCATCGGGGACACGCAG AGAGGTGAGGGGGAAAAGGCAGCCCTGATGGCCAGCGCCCTGCAGGACGCCGTCACGG GGTCCGGCCGCCAGATGCGAACCTTGGACAGCGGAATCGGGACCATCCCCCTCCCCGAATCCTgctccttcttctcctccatccTGCACCTCCTCCCCAAGTCCTCATCATCAACCCCTGGGCCCGAACCCCAGCCGCCCGTGGCGGGCTCCTCCGGCGAGGAGGCGTCCCCGCTCCCCCGCTGGAGGATCCCCTCGGCTTTTCGGGACCATGGGGCGCCCCCTTCTCTGTCCGCCCCCGACCGGTCGCCGCCTTTCCCCTCCGTGGCCTTCCTCCGAGCCCAACCTCAAGCCGTTGTGACGTCtgcctgccgccgccgccgccgccagcgCGTGTGCGATCCCCGCGACGCAACCCGGAGAGACCCGCAAG GTGAAATGGAAGCAAAGAGGCTGACCTACATGAAAAGCAAGACCAGGGCGGCCCAGCAGAAGGAGCAGAGCAGGCTGCAGCTGGCCAACT AG